Proteins from a genomic interval of Diospyros lotus cultivar Yz01 chromosome 6, ASM1463336v1, whole genome shotgun sequence:
- the LOC127803908 gene encoding protein IN CHLOROPLAST ATPASE BIOGENESIS, chloroplastic-like: MKVGCRVVAGGPRAAALPTLLLAPRRATFRCYSSSTSDHVSFIKEVAATQSPEHLPHLLKMLQVRGEHIISPGSKRGLIPLVVPLSKGNSGYVTALLRWPTAPPGMDMPVVEVRKHGVWLLAKNVDQYIHRILVEEDAKKSQESDKELFHAAAGAGEKIYNRGDFAASQISDLDVYLLRKVGLFPDILERRVMHHLEKGDHISAMVTGEFYTKKEHFPGFGRPFVFNAEILLKVGRKLEAKDAARGALKSPWWTLGCKYQEVAEVAEWEDEQIEYIKEKVTEEGKEEDLKKGKEPAQIALDEAAFLLDLASVEGTWDDLLERTAECYKSAGLYDIAKFVLYRD; this comes from the exons ATGAAGGTGGGCTGTCGAGTGGTTGCCGGCGGTCCACGAGCCGCCGCCTTGCCCACCCTACTCCTCGCCCCCAGAAGAGCTACATTTCGATGCTATTCCTCTTCGACTTCTG ACCACGTTTCATTCATCAAAGAGGTGGCTGCAACTCAGTCGCCCGAGCATTTGCCTCATCTTCTGAAAATGCTTCAGGTTAGGG GTGAGCACATAATTTCACCTGGAAGCAAGCGAGGATTGATCCCCCTGGTTGTTCCTCTCTCAAAAGGCAACTCAG GTTATGTAACTGCACTGCTGCGATGGCCAACTGCTCCACCTGG GATGGATATGCCAGTGGTGGAGGTTCGTAAACATGGGGTATGGCTTTTAGCTAAGAAT GTAGACCAATATATTCATAGAATTCTAGTCGAAGAAGATGCCAAAAAATCTCAAGAAAGTGACAAGGAACTATTTCATGCTGCAGCTGGTGCTGGGGAGAAAATTTACAATAGGGGTGATTTTGCTGCATCTCAGATTTCTGATTTAGATGTGTATCTTCTAAGAAAG GTTGGCTTGTTTCCAGATATCTTAGAGCGCAGGGTGATGCACCATTTAGAAAAGGGGGATCAT ATTTCAGCCATGGTGACTGGGGAGTTTTACACAAAGAAGGAGCATTTTCCAGGATTTGGACGGCCTTTTGTTTTTAATGCAGAGATTTTGTTGAA GGTTGGTCGTAAGCTGGAAGCTAAAGATGCAGCAAGGGGGGCTCTGAAATCACCATGGTGGACTTTAGGTTGCAAATACCAG GAAGTTGCTGAAGTTGCTGAATGGGAGGACGAACAAATCGAGTATATCAAAGAGAAGGTGACGGAagagggaaaggaagaagatctgaagaaaggaaaggaacCTGCTCAG ATAGCATTGGATGAAGCTGCCTTTTTGTTGGATTTGGCTTCTGTTGAAGGGACATGGGATGACTTGTTGGAAAGAACTGCAGAATGTTACAAGAGTGCTGGACTTTATGACATTGCGAAATTTGTATTATACAGAGATTGA
- the LOC127803907 gene encoding filament-like plant protein 4: protein MDHKTWLWKKKSTEKAIVADKVNISHKGNGEEIQTLLNDKAELERNLKTLNEELSSAISECNAKDYLVETHAKMAQEALSAWEKAEAETTLLKQELSEIMQQRVAGEERLTHLDMALKECMQQLRFVREEQEQRIHDAMVKTTREFEKARSVLEERLANANKRLAKLGAENTQLSKALLTKEKTIEIINERRAQAEADFNALMTRLESTKKENSSLKYEVRVLEKELEIRNEEREFNRRTTDVVQKQQQESAKKIAKLESECQRLRVLVRKRLPGPAALARMNNEVEMLVRYPSETRREKLNHSPASCMNFAVDSTPDAPSKRTNHLYEQLYAMEAENRHLKEALSKKANELQFFRTMYARTASKLSQGEAQLGQIVTETARDIPVQNELSIASMSDMGSDDKVSCAESWASALISELEHFRNGKQMHTPSQGTAGASEIDLMDDFLEMEKLATVSMDKPFGSSDLASVEEGGPLEIQSARHSLVVEDLGIVPLPDSMPGLCVLNGDAHSKYVLISKFPTWLQDILKVVLEHHHVAQRKPDHILEDIKFALQYVNNTNSSDIIDANECSNGFSASNHSDLSGYVSWKPPDQSPFRDSAKRRNGDEISPEKKTNGLIQSHDNKSVCKIIELIEGISLSSLDYGTSEMIPVENNCQISCKNSETSSGYMIRVLQWKTSELTTVLQQFIKTCNDLLVGKADLEKFTEEIASALDWVMNHCFSLQDVSSMKDAIKKHLDWDESQSESEVECETTGQFSEADKTCTHKEQLSYMHVLSSWNDHKLGEIQPTVREESENLKDESANMEPADKDTSIIQPHEPEKIMKSLQSELEAVKESEVMIENPIENNKSVNEDLDAQLKFATVELNKASQKLSSLKTKLEHKNTCCQKLEATCVDPQLQLERVTEKEIPKYDVVQEEKQLQADWEIAAASEKLAECQETILGLGKQLKALASPGDATLFDKLVSNPLYNNVPTTMSPKKGTSQRTSLLDKILDEDKAVDGDVKLRKTKEVFLSEPQKSPTVLDSNSFSACHSNKAINSQESSLYVNGSKHNVDEAVGDSFAIVPRKRKGTWGLLKTLLWRRNKGNRNK from the exons ATGGATCACAAGACATGGCTTTGGAAGAAAAAATCTACAGAGAAGGCCATTGTAGCTGATAAAGTAAACATTTCTCATAAAGGAAATGGAGAAGAG ATTCAGACACTTCTGAACGATAAAGCAGAGTTGGAAAGAAATCTGAAAACATTAAATGAAGAGCTTTCTTCTGCCATATCTGAGTGCAATGCTAAAGACTATCTTGTGGAAACACATGCAAAGATGGCACAGGAAGCCCTTTCAG CCTGGGAGAAGGCCGAAGCAGAAACAACACTGTTGAAGCAAGAATTGAGTGAAATCATGCAACAGAGAGTAGCTGGTGAAGAAAGACTGACACATTTGGACATGGCCCTGAAGGAATGTATGCAGCAGTTGCGCTTTGTTCGAGAAGAGCAGGAGCAAAGGATTCATGATGCTATGGTGAAGACAACAAGAGAATTTGAGAAGGCAAGGAGTGTTTTGGAGGAAAGGTTAGCCAATGCCAACAAAAGGCTTGCCAAATTAGGTGCAGAGAATACTCAACTCAGCAAGGCTCTTTTAACAAAGGAAAAAACAATTGAAATTATAAATGAGCGGAGAGCTCAAGCAGAGGCAGATTTTAATGCCCTAATGACTAGACTAGAATccacaaagaaagaaaattctTCTCTGAAGTATGAGGTCCGggttcttgagaaagagctTGAGATTCGGAATGAGGAGAGAGAATTCAATCGTCGAACGACTGATGTTGTACAAAAACAACAGCAGGAGAGTGCAAAGAAAATTGCAAAATTGGAATCAGAATGTCAAAGACTACGCGTCCTTGTCCGTAAGCGGTTGCCAGGTCCTGCTGCACTGGCAAGAATGAATAATGAAGTTGAAATGTTGGTCAGATATCCATCTGAAACAAGGAGGGAAAAGTTGAATCATTCTCCAGCTAGTTGCATGAACTTTGCTGTGGACAGCACTCCTGATGCACCTAGCAAAAGGACCAATCATTTGTATGAGCAGTTGTATGCAATGGAAGCAGAAAATAGACATCTCAAAGAAGCTCTTTCCAAAAAGGCAAATGAGCTCCAGTTTTTCAGAACCATGTATGCTCGCACTGCTTCAAAATTATCACAAGGTGAGGCACAGCTAGGTCAGATAGTTACAGAAACTGCAAGGGACATACCAGTACAAAATGAACTTTCTATAGCATCTATGTCTGATATGGGCAGTGATGACAAGGTCAGCTGTGCTGAATCTTGGGCTTCTGCTTTGATTTCAGAATTAGAGCATTTCAGAAATGGAAAACAAATGCATACACCATCACAAGGAACTGCTGGAGCCTCAGAAATAGATCTGATGGATGACTTTCTTGAAATGGAAAAATTAGCCACAGTATCCATGGATAAACCATTTGGTAGTTCTGATCTTGCCTCAGTTGAAGAAGGTGGCCCCTTAGAAATTCAGTCAGCTAGGCATTCCTTGGTGGTAGAAGATTTGGGGATTGTTCCACTACCTGATTCCATGCCCGGGCTTTGTGTGCTAAACGGTGATGCACATTCCAAATATGTTTTGATCAGTAAATTTCCTACTTGGCTTCAGGATATACTGAAAGTCGTCTTGGAGCATCATCATGTCGCTCAAAGAAAACCTGACCATATACTGGAGGATATTAAATTTGCTTTGCAATATGTTAATAATACAAATTCCAGTGATATTATTGATGCAAATGAATGCTCAAATGGGTTCAGTGCATCAAATCACTCTGATCTTAGTGGCTACGTCTCTTGGAAACCTCCAGATCAATCTCCATTCAGGGATTCAGCTAAAAGAAGGAATGGTGATGAGATCTCACCAGAAAAGAAGACCAACGGACTGATCCAGTCACATGACAATAAATCTGTATGTAAGATAATTGAACTTATTGAAGGGATCAGTTTATCGTCTCTGGATTATGGTACCTCAGAAATGATTCCTGTGGAAAATAATTGTCAAATTTCATGCAAGAATTCAGAAACATCTTCTGGTTACATGATTCGTGTCCTCCAATGGAAAACGTCTGAACTCACTACTGTCCTACAGCAATTTATTAAAACCTGTAATGATTTGTTGGTTGGAAAGGCAGATCTAGAAAAGTTCACTGAAGAGATAGCCTCTGCTTTGGACTGGGTTATGAACCACTGCTTTTCCCTTCAAGATGTTTCAAGCATGAAGGATGCAATCAAGAAGCACCTTGATTGGGATGAGTCGCAAAGTGAGAGCGAGGTTGAATGTGAAACAACTGGTCAATTTTCAGAAGCAGATAAAACATGCACTCACAAAGAACAGTTATCATATATGCATGTTCTTTCTTCTTGGAATGACCACAAATTGGGAGAAATTCAACCTACTGTGAGAGAAGAAAGTGAAAATCTGAAAGATGAGTCAGCAAATATGGAACCTGCTGACAAGGACACCTCAATTATCCAACCTCACGAACcagagaaaataatgaaaagctTGCAATCAGAGTTGGAAGCTGTAAAAGAATCAGAAGTCATGATTGAGAATCCAATTGAGAATAATAAATCAGTAAATGAAGACCTTGATGCACAGCTGAAATTTGCCACAGTTGAACTGAACAAGGCCAGTCAAAAGTTATCATCTCTAAAAACGAAATTGGAGCATAAAAATACCTGCTGTCAGAAACTGGAAGCCACATGTGTTGACCCACAGCTTCAGCTAGAAAG gGTCACCGAGAAGGAGATCCCAAAATATGATGTTGTCCAAGAAGAAAAGCAACTTCAGGCT GACTGGGAAATCGCAGCAGCTTCTGAGAAGTTGGCAGAGTGCCAAGAGACCATCCTAGGCCTGGGAAAACAGTTGAAGGCATTGGCTTCACCGGGGGATGCCACCCTTTTTGATAAGCTTGTCTCTAACCCTTTGTACAACAATGTTCCCACGACAATGTCTCCCAAGAAGGGCACGAGCCAACGGACATCTCTGCTGGACAAAATACTGGATGAAGATAAGGCTGTAGATGGAGACGTTAAGTTACGAAAGACAAAGGAAGTTTTCCTTTCGGAACCTCAAAAATCTCCCACCGTTCTAGATAGCAATTCTTTCTCTGCCTGTCACTCCAATAAAGCAATAAATTCTCAGGAAAGTTCTCTTTATGTGAATGGGAGCAAACATAATGTCGATGAAGCTGTGGGCGATTCTTTCGCCATTGTGCCTAGGAAGAGAAAGGGAACCTGGGGACTGCTGAAAACCCTTTTGTggagaagaaataaaggaaatagGAACAAATAA